One stretch of Chryseobacterium indologenes DNA includes these proteins:
- a CDS encoding amino acid adenylation domain-containing protein: protein MNQLLEKLDQLNVKLSVKGDQLDIQAPKGVITPPILEEIKIYKTEIISFLKGILPENKIPKAEEKEYYVTSSTQKRLWLLHQMNPENVAYHIPMAFEMEGSIDIVRLQKTFEYLIKKHEALRTVFKEDPQGNPVQVIRGFNEGLFTLTYSDSSTDTDHKVQEFIDLPFDLKEHILFRGNIFKISENKHLLLLVIHHIICDGWSIEVLARDFFEIYNKAGNNYFEPEKLPIQYKDYAVWQQEKLKSEDADKAKKYWLNTFAGEIPVLELPSSQIRPKYRNNKGNTVSIQIERQDLSGFQKLCSDNNATVFMGLKTLVDILLSRYCHQNDIIIGTPIANREYPELQNQIGFYSNTLALRVKVDENQSFIDVLRDNRSHLLEAYRYQEYPFDELVSNLNLVYDPSRNPLFDVMISLQEKSNVESSRLDNVTIKKVIPKDKTSKVDLMFNFFIDHEQLNLYLTYDSEIYDEVFATALIGHLKNLIREIIINSSSLIKTIDFLNKEERHQLLYEFNDTKTDFETHTTIIQLFEEQVERAPEHIALLFEDQKLTYKELNEQANKLGGYLRQHYTIQPDDLIAIKLGRSEKMIVAILGILKSGGAYVPIDPEYPQDRVDYIVRDTHSKVMIDEEFFKKFHDVKDEYSADNLSVISKPEHLMYVIYTSGTTGYPKGVMIENKNVVNYIKSQIRFLEFENEVTALVTTYTFDASVEQIFLTLLSASTLLVVSEHALSNHTKLKELLTQYSVTHLHSVPSLLTTIDLYGINSLKRIISAGEKYDKSLTTRYGNVYKLYNKYGPTESTISVLIKEIKSENEDSLGYPFPNTSIYILDHHLQMVPIGVKGKLFIAGAGISRGYLNQSSLTDERFIENPFVPGTKMYNSGDMAKWMKDGSISFLGREDHQIKIRGYRIETKEIEILIHQYSTNIEKVVVDIKEVNKEQILTAYYTVKNQTVIDKTDIIKYLRSLLPGYMVPGLFISLENIPLTSNGKTDYKALFESKIENLSTKEYCAPRNEVERQVVEIWQEVLGVEKVSIFDNFFELGGHSLLAMSIINRINEIFECSIKFNTIFETNTPADLAELIISVKFMKPGSQSDLLFEEVEI, encoded by the coding sequence ATGAATCAACTTCTTGAAAAACTAGATCAGCTGAATGTAAAGTTATCTGTTAAAGGGGATCAGCTTGATATACAGGCTCCAAAAGGAGTCATTACTCCGCCTATTTTAGAAGAAATAAAAATATATAAAACTGAAATTATTTCTTTTTTAAAGGGGATTCTTCCAGAAAATAAAATTCCTAAGGCAGAAGAAAAGGAATATTATGTAACCTCATCAACACAAAAAAGGCTGTGGTTGCTTCATCAGATGAATCCTGAAAATGTAGCCTACCATATTCCCATGGCATTTGAAATGGAAGGGAGTATTGATATTGTACGACTTCAGAAAACATTTGAATATCTTATCAAAAAGCATGAGGCCTTAAGAACTGTTTTCAAAGAAGATCCTCAAGGTAATCCAGTACAGGTGATCAGAGGTTTTAATGAGGGGTTGTTTACTCTTACTTATTCGGATTCTTCTACAGATACGGATCATAAGGTTCAGGAATTTATTGACCTTCCATTTGATCTGAAAGAGCATATCCTGTTCAGGGGAAACATTTTTAAAATTTCAGAAAATAAACATCTTTTATTATTGGTTATTCATCATATTATCTGTGACGGATGGTCTATAGAAGTTCTTGCGAGAGATTTCTTTGAAATTTATAACAAGGCTGGGAATAACTATTTTGAACCGGAAAAATTACCTATTCAATATAAAGATTATGCTGTTTGGCAACAGGAAAAGCTAAAAAGTGAAGATGCTGATAAAGCTAAAAAGTACTGGCTAAATACTTTTGCAGGGGAGATTCCTGTTTTGGAACTGCCATCATCCCAGATACGGCCCAAATACAGAAATAATAAAGGCAACACTGTTTCTATACAGATTGAAAGACAGGATTTATCCGGTTTTCAGAAATTATGTTCAGATAACAATGCCACTGTTTTTATGGGACTCAAAACACTGGTTGATATTTTGCTGTCCAGATATTGTCATCAGAATGATATTATAATAGGAACTCCTATTGCCAACAGAGAATATCCTGAACTTCAAAATCAAATAGGATTCTATTCAAATACCTTGGCATTAAGAGTAAAGGTGGACGAAAATCAATCATTTATAGATGTATTGAGAGATAATAGGTCTCATTTATTGGAGGCTTACAGATATCAGGAATATCCTTTCGATGAATTGGTTTCAAATCTGAATCTTGTTTATGATCCGAGCCGAAACCCCTTATTTGATGTAATGATTTCATTACAGGAAAAATCAAATGTTGAAAGTTCCAGGCTTGATAATGTAACGATTAAAAAAGTAATTCCAAAAGATAAGACCAGTAAGGTTGATCTTATGTTTAATTTCTTTATTGACCATGAGCAGCTGAATCTGTATTTGACATACGATAGTGAAATTTATGATGAAGTGTTTGCAACAGCTCTGATTGGACATCTGAAAAACCTTATCAGGGAGATTATTATCAACAGCAGCAGTTTAATTAAAACTATTGATTTCCTTAATAAGGAGGAACGGCATCAGCTGTTATATGAATTTAATGATACAAAAACAGATTTTGAAACCCATACAACAATTATACAGCTATTTGAAGAGCAGGTAGAAAGAGCTCCGGAACATATAGCATTACTTTTTGAAGACCAAAAGCTTACTTATAAGGAGCTTAATGAGCAGGCCAACAAATTGGGTGGTTATTTGAGGCAACATTATACTATTCAGCCTGATGATCTTATTGCCATAAAGCTGGGTAGAAGTGAAAAAATGATTGTGGCCATACTGGGAATACTAAAATCAGGAGGTGCCTATGTTCCTATTGATCCGGAATATCCACAGGACAGAGTAGACTATATCGTGAGGGATACCCATTCAAAAGTGATGATAGATGAGGAATTCTTTAAAAAATTTCACGATGTAAAAGATGAATATTCAGCTGATAACCTTTCGGTTATCAGTAAGCCTGAGCATCTTATGTACGTTATTTATACTTCAGGAACAACGGGATATCCTAAAGGGGTGATGATTGAAAACAAAAATGTGGTCAATTATATAAAGTCCCAAATACGTTTCTTGGAGTTTGAGAATGAAGTTACCGCTCTTGTAACAACCTATACATTTGATGCCTCTGTTGAGCAGATATTTTTAACATTATTAAGTGCCTCCACTTTGCTTGTAGTATCTGAGCACGCATTAAGCAATCATACTAAACTTAAAGAATTATTAACTCAGTACTCGGTAACGCATTTACACAGTGTACCTTCTTTACTGACAACAATAGATCTATATGGAATAAACTCATTAAAGAGAATTATATCAGCAGGGGAAAAATATGATAAAAGCTTAACCACCAGATATGGCAATGTCTATAAGCTTTATAATAAATATGGTCCTACAGAGTCTACAATATCTGTACTCATCAAAGAAATAAAGTCTGAAAATGAAGATTCTCTGGGATATCCTTTTCCGAATACCTCTATCTACATCCTTGATCATCATTTGCAGATGGTTCCTATAGGGGTAAAAGGTAAACTGTTTATTGCGGGGGCAGGCATTTCCAGAGGATATCTGAATCAATCTTCTTTGACGGATGAAAGATTTATAGAGAATCCTTTTGTTCCGGGAACGAAGATGTATAACTCCGGAGATATGGCGAAATGGATGAAGGACGGAAGCATTAGCTTTCTGGGCAGAGAAGATCATCAGATCAAAATCAGAGGCTATAGAATTGAAACTAAGGAAATAGAAATACTGATTCATCAATACAGCACAAATATTGAAAAAGTAGTAGTAGATATAAAAGAGGTGAATAAAGAACAGATATTAACCGCTTATTATACTGTAAAAAATCAAACCGTTATCGATAAAACGGATATTATAAAATACCTGAGGTCTCTTTTGCCCGGTTATATGGTTCCGGGACTCTTTATATCACTGGAAAATATTCCTTTAACATCCAACGGGAAAACAGATTATAAAGCCTTATTTGAAAGTAAAATAGAAAATCTGTCTACTAAAGAATATTGCGCACCCAGAAATGAAGTGGAGCGTCAAGTGGTAGAAATATGGCAAGAAGTATTGGGCGTAGAGAAGGTCAGCATATTTGATAATTTTTTTGAATTGGGAGGGCATAGCTTACTGGCTATGAGCATCATCAATCGCATCAATGAAATTTTTGAATGCTCTATAAAGTTTAATACCATTTTTGAAACGAATACCCCTGCAGATTTAGCTGAGCTTATTATCTCTGTAAAGTTTATGAAACCGGGATCTCAATCGGATCTCTTATTTGAAGAAGTTGAAATTTAA
- a CDS encoding carbamoyltransferase N-terminal domain-containing protein produces the protein MIICGIKITHDGGISLIDNGKLIFSIEMEKVNNNSRYSELNDLSVVEELIQSKGYRLEDIDLFAVDGWHADQSKSESSLTVSSGGREIEIKVAGYNEKELKDNNLSPMKYSEGLVLGDKSYPYHSYRHVVGHILGTYCTSPFSQKKENSYVLVWDGGQYPRLYFIDAEKKEITNKGPLFFLMGTIYGIMGHYFGPYKKTEEELAEEREKMELDGYFGGLSVAGKIMAYIAYGEVKQDLLQVLPQLYDSVFEISNLLEHKFCKEISDYVKDKDYSDADVLLTIHHFIQNKLIESLEKKIEKDNLPATNLCFCGGSALNIKWNSAIRSSGIFKEMYVPPFPNDSGSAIGTACAAMWDQTDLHTVDWNVYCGPGIIENDMVEEGWQKEECTLAQLAQLIHEKKEPVVFLNKNAEAGPRALGNRSLLAVATDLSIKKCLNEVKGRENFRPVAPICLLERASEMFDPGCDDPFMLFEHEVREEWLDKIPAICHLDGSARLQTVAQDSHSVEIRTLLEEYEKLSGIPLLCNTSANLNGKGFFPDVKSACQWGKLNYVWCGNVLYSKLDKQPLAVENEEEEVMYL, from the coding sequence ATGATCATTTGTGGAATAAAAATTACGCATGACGGAGGAATTTCATTAATAGATAATGGAAAACTCATTTTTAGTATAGAAATGGAAAAAGTAAACAATAACAGTCGTTATTCAGAGCTTAATGACCTTTCTGTAGTAGAAGAACTTATTCAGTCTAAAGGATACCGCCTGGAAGATATTGACCTTTTTGCGGTTGATGGATGGCATGCCGACCAGTCGAAATCAGAAAGTTCTCTGACCGTTTCTTCAGGAGGCAGGGAAATTGAAATAAAAGTAGCAGGATATAACGAAAAAGAGCTGAAGGATAATAATCTAAGCCCTATGAAATATTCGGAAGGGTTAGTGCTTGGAGACAAATCGTATCCTTATCATAGTTATAGGCATGTGGTAGGGCATATTTTAGGAACATACTGTACAAGTCCGTTCAGCCAGAAGAAAGAAAATAGTTATGTTTTAGTTTGGGATGGTGGGCAGTACCCAAGATTATACTTTATAGATGCTGAAAAAAAGGAAATCACTAATAAAGGTCCGTTATTTTTCCTGATGGGGACCATTTACGGGATCATGGGGCACTACTTTGGACCCTATAAAAAAACAGAAGAAGAACTGGCGGAAGAAAGAGAAAAAATGGAGCTGGATGGCTACTTCGGAGGATTATCTGTTGCCGGGAAAATAATGGCTTATATAGCTTATGGAGAGGTAAAACAGGATCTGCTTCAGGTATTGCCTCAACTCTATGATTCTGTATTTGAAATATCAAACTTGCTGGAACATAAGTTTTGTAAAGAAATAAGTGATTATGTAAAAGATAAAGATTATTCTGATGCAGATGTTTTATTGACAATTCATCACTTTATTCAGAACAAATTGATCGAATCACTGGAGAAAAAAATTGAAAAAGATAATCTCCCGGCTACAAACCTATGCTTTTGCGGTGGAAGTGCTTTAAATATTAAATGGAACAGTGCTATTCGTTCATCAGGTATTTTTAAAGAAATGTATGTCCCTCCGTTCCCTAATGATTCAGGAAGTGCTATTGGAACAGCTTGTGCAGCAATGTGGGATCAAACAGATCTTCATACTGTTGATTGGAATGTATACTGTGGCCCTGGAATCATAGAAAATGATATGGTGGAAGAAGGCTGGCAGAAAGAAGAATGTACTTTGGCCCAGCTGGCCCAGCTGATTCATGAAAAGAAAGAGCCTGTAGTCTTTTTAAATAAAAATGCTGAAGCAGGCCCAAGAGCATTAGGAAACAGAAGTTTGTTGGCTGTTGCCACAGACCTATCTATAAAAAAATGTCTTAATGAGGTTAAAGGCAGAGAAAACTTCAGGCCCGTTGCCCCAATCTGTCTGCTTGAAAGAGCTTCTGAGATGTTTGATCCTGGATGTGATGATCCTTTTATGTTATTTGAACATGAGGTGAGAGAAGAATGGCTGGATAAGATTCCTGCTATTTGCCATCTTGATGGTTCAGCACGTTTGCAAACTGTAGCTCAAGATTCTCATTCAGTTGAAATAAGAACATTATTAGAGGAGTATGAGAAGCTTTCAGGGATTCCTTTGCTATGTAACACAAGTGCCAATTTGAATGGAAAAGGCTTTTTCCCGGACGTTAAAAGTGCATGTCAATGGGGTAAACTTAATTATGTATGGTGTGGGAATGTTTTATATTCCAAATTGGATAAGCAGCCTTTAGCCGTTGAAAATGAAGAAGAAGAGGTTATGTATTTATAA
- a CDS encoding non-ribosomal peptide synthetase yields MKIELLLKEIRELGIVLTVKDDNIKIMAPQGALTPEIIANLKRYKPEIIRNISEEKGSKIPLCEPKDGYYLSFEQRRIWLLSQREGGNKAYVIYFAFEVNGPLNTDLLAEAIHLSIKKHEILRTVFRGDHFDDVRQHIIPFENMHITIPVHDFREEKEPLEKCYEQYTRIINQPFSFDDFLFRIEAAKISDTKTIIYAVMHHIIIDGWSSKVFFKEIMEIYYGLLRGENPEQSTLPFQYKDFSEWQYKNIGSAHLAKQLNYWKQQFSDKNIPELEIFPSKSLRHKNFIGKNTKYSYSKELTHQLRTFAAQQSIPVFNILLTAVNILLYRYSNQNTIIIGTPVSTRSSKEFENQLGIYQNTMALRSTIAGNETLGEIITKVNRNLLDAYANSDYPFDLWVEELNVKPSAGRSVLFDVLIAFQKEESFNGDLEFLPELNIKPWNAYSPVTSKYDLVFDFFEAEENLTISIDFNPDLYEISFVENMFYHVQNILKGLLQHPETLVDQLDFLSDEDKLSLSNTQPQRTTELSSYTNVVDLFRDRVQKNPKKIAVSFKEETLTFEEVEELSNKFAHFLLSQYPIKNEDLIGLVEEKSLLTIPILLGILKTGAAYVPIDSTYPEERIAYLTQSVNCKALIDGQFVERFLNNKDTLSSDKPDVAIEQNHLFHVMFTSGTTGNPKGVMIEHGNIINLIQQQGYLKLNENTVLLSTVSISFDTTNTEFWSALINGGHVILAEKKDLLDYAYFKSLIKKHHVNTLWLTASWFQHVVETDIELFEGLSQFITGGDVVSARHVSLLKERYPDLTIINGYGPTENTTFSTYHEITSMLNGNISIGKPLEGTQVYILNKEFIPQPKGIVGNLFVAGANLSRGYFGNPKLTEEKFIGNPFQKGKLMYDTGDLARWLPDGSIEFIRRKEKTIKIRGKFIDTVEIENTLCKIDDIRQAVVLVQDIKGEKKIVAYTVNEQKVNIQEVKAILKRSLPEFMIPEIYVSLETIPLSHNGKVDRVALASKIELQESVTETSHITLPVTDTEKELIELYKIVLKLDEVCVTDDFFELGGYSLTAITLLAKISEKLGKKISIKELYIRPAIKELAQYLDSVEKIASEGEIIPVEQEFYPLSYAQKRMWIKNYFNKTHHNDSIAHCILHIDGDYEPDQLSATVKKMIDRQHILRSVFPFKDGEPSQYVMPTEEAFDQIFECKEAGDKEIDAAFFNTLSQSEKFDLAEKPPIRVRLFLINDKKAVLFVQLQHIAYDAWSMKVLYEEFTTLLSDHYVELPSLSIQYKHYAYWENEKINNNEFDKELKYWEKALSDLPDLTQENSSSRGKSQSDNVSIEFSKEDIPTVILSDNKVDDIQLFLAAVTLSYGIVFKKNDFICNFPYLGRKNLGTQNLIGLFYQIIPLRIKLDNTGIQMGDFINNLNALVYEGIENINYPFEKLIDEIPELKKHTNVLSLNVVSKQFVEMEPCVFNNGKAIISADSIEGDKQFRTDITFDLHDDENKFMLSCTFDQSKYSIQHIQELLHLIKNTILNWDNMLEKALEEHNNEIYSKLLLK; encoded by the coding sequence ATGAAAATAGAGCTGCTATTAAAAGAAATTCGTGAGCTGGGAATTGTTCTGACCGTTAAAGATGACAATATTAAGATCATGGCTCCACAAGGTGCTTTAACCCCGGAGATCATTGCCAACCTGAAGAGATATAAACCTGAAATTATCAGAAATATTTCAGAAGAAAAGGGGTCAAAAATACCATTATGTGAACCAAAAGACGGATATTATCTTTCTTTTGAACAAAGACGGATATGGCTGCTGAGCCAAAGAGAGGGGGGAAATAAAGCTTATGTTATTTATTTTGCATTTGAAGTGAATGGCCCCTTAAATACAGATCTCTTAGCTGAAGCAATTCATCTGAGTATAAAAAAGCATGAGATCCTGAGAACGGTATTCAGAGGTGATCATTTTGATGACGTAAGACAGCATATTATCCCTTTTGAAAATATGCACATTACGATACCTGTTCATGATTTTAGAGAAGAGAAGGAGCCTTTGGAGAAATGTTATGAGCAATATACCCGTATCATCAATCAGCCATTTTCCTTTGATGATTTTCTGTTTAGAATAGAAGCCGCAAAGATCAGTGATACAAAGACTATAATCTATGCTGTAATGCATCATATTATCATTGATGGGTGGTCTTCCAAGGTCTTCTTCAAAGAAATTATGGAGATCTATTACGGGTTATTAAGAGGTGAAAATCCGGAACAATCAACATTACCGTTTCAATACAAGGATTTTTCAGAATGGCAATACAAAAATATAGGATCCGCTCATCTTGCCAAACAACTGAACTATTGGAAGCAGCAATTTTCAGATAAGAATATTCCTGAACTTGAAATCTTTCCCAGCAAAAGTTTGAGACATAAAAACTTTATTGGGAAAAATACGAAATATTCATATTCTAAGGAACTAACCCATCAGCTCAGAACTTTTGCGGCTCAGCAAAGCATACCTGTTTTCAATATATTGTTGACAGCGGTTAATATTTTACTGTATCGCTACTCCAATCAGAATACAATCATTATTGGAACTCCTGTAAGCACAAGATCTTCTAAAGAATTTGAAAACCAGTTGGGAATTTACCAAAATACAATGGCGCTTCGCAGTACCATAGCTGGAAACGAAACCTTGGGAGAGATCATTACAAAAGTAAACCGAAATCTGTTAGATGCATACGCCAATAGCGATTATCCTTTTGATTTATGGGTAGAAGAACTTAATGTAAAACCCAGCGCAGGAAGATCCGTTTTATTTGATGTATTAATTGCATTTCAGAAAGAAGAATCTTTTAATGGAGATTTGGAGTTTTTACCAGAACTCAATATAAAACCCTGGAATGCTTATAGTCCAGTTACCAGTAAATATGATTTGGTTTTTGATTTTTTTGAAGCAGAAGAAAACTTAACAATAAGTATAGATTTTAATCCGGATTTATATGAAATTTCCTTTGTGGAAAACATGTTTTATCATGTTCAGAATATCCTGAAAGGGCTCTTACAACACCCTGAAACTTTGGTTGATCAATTGGATTTTCTTAGCGATGAAGATAAACTGTCTTTATCCAATACACAACCACAGCGTACTACAGAACTATCATCTTATACGAATGTAGTTGATTTATTCAGAGACAGGGTTCAGAAAAATCCAAAGAAAATAGCGGTGTCTTTTAAAGAAGAAACCCTGACTTTTGAGGAAGTTGAAGAGCTGTCAAATAAGTTTGCTCATTTTCTGTTAAGTCAGTACCCTATTAAAAATGAAGACCTGATTGGGCTTGTAGAAGAAAAATCACTTTTAACAATTCCTATTTTGCTTGGAATTTTAAAAACAGGTGCAGCTTATGTTCCTATTGATTCCACATACCCGGAAGAAAGAATAGCTTATCTCACACAATCTGTGAATTGTAAAGCGTTAATAGACGGCCAGTTTGTTGAGCGGTTTTTAAACAATAAAGATACCCTAAGTTCTGATAAGCCGGATGTAGCTATAGAGCAGAATCATCTTTTTCATGTGATGTTCACTTCCGGAACAACCGGAAATCCTAAAGGAGTAATGATTGAGCATGGAAATATTATCAATCTTATACAGCAACAGGGATATCTGAAGCTTAATGAAAATACGGTGTTGTTGTCTACTGTTTCTATTTCTTTTGATACCACTAATACAGAATTCTGGAGTGCACTCATTAATGGAGGACATGTTATTCTTGCTGAGAAAAAAGATCTTCTGGATTATGCTTATTTCAAATCTCTTATTAAAAAGCATCATGTCAATACCTTATGGTTAACGGCTTCCTGGTTTCAACATGTTGTAGAGACTGATATAGAACTTTTTGAAGGCTTATCTCAGTTTATTACGGGAGGAGATGTTGTATCCGCAAGGCACGTTTCCTTATTAAAAGAAAGATACCCTGATCTTACCATCATTAATGGGTATGGCCCTACTGAAAATACAACATTTTCTACCTATCATGAAATTACGTCAATGCTAAATGGAAATATTTCAATCGGAAAACCATTAGAAGGAACACAAGTTTATATTCTTAATAAAGAGTTTATTCCTCAACCCAAGGGTATTGTAGGAAACCTGTTTGTAGCTGGAGCTAATTTATCTAGAGGATATTTTGGGAATCCTAAGCTTACAGAAGAGAAATTTATTGGAAATCCTTTTCAAAAAGGGAAGTTGATGTATGATACCGGAGACCTGGCAAGATGGCTTCCGGATGGCAGCATTGAATTTATTAGAAGAAAAGAGAAAACAATCAAGATCAGAGGGAAATTTATTGATACCGTTGAAATTGAGAATACTTTGTGTAAGATAGATGACATACGTCAGGCAGTCGTTTTAGTTCAGGATATTAAGGGCGAGAAAAAAATTGTTGCTTATACTGTAAATGAACAAAAAGTAAACATACAAGAGGTTAAAGCCATTTTAAAACGAAGCTTACCTGAATTTATGATTCCTGAAATATATGTTTCCCTGGAGACCATTCCTTTGTCACATAACGGAAAAGTAGATCGGGTAGCGCTAGCCTCAAAAATAGAGCTTCAGGAATCGGTGACGGAAACCTCGCACATTACACTGCCGGTTACAGACACTGAAAAAGAATTAATTGAGCTGTATAAAATAGTGTTAAAGCTTGATGAAGTCTGTGTTACGGATGACTTTTTTGAACTGGGCGGGTACAGTCTCACGGCGATCACTTTATTAGCGAAAATATCAGAGAAATTAGGCAAAAAAATCTCGATAAAGGAACTATATATACGTCCGGCCATTAAAGAGCTTGCACAATATCTGGATTCTGTGGAAAAAATAGCTTCCGAAGGAGAAATTATACCTGTAGAACAGGAATTTTATCCGCTTAGCTATGCACAGAAAAGAATGTGGATCAAAAATTACTTTAACAAAACACATCATAATGACAGTATAGCCCATTGTATATTACACATTGATGGAGATTATGAACCGGATCAGCTTTCTGCTACCGTGAAAAAAATGATTGACAGACAGCATATTCTACGGTCTGTTTTCCCGTTTAAAGACGGAGAACCTTCTCAATATGTAATGCCAACTGAGGAGGCCTTTGATCAGATATTTGAATGCAAAGAAGCTGGTGATAAAGAAATAGATGCTGCATTCTTTAATACTTTGTCACAAAGTGAAAAGTTTGATCTAGCAGAAAAGCCTCCAATAAGAGTTAGACTTTTTCTGATCAATGATAAAAAAGCTGTTTTATTTGTTCAGCTTCAGCATATAGCCTATGATGCGTGGTCTATGAAAGTTTTGTATGAAGAGTTTACAACCTTATTGTCAGATCATTATGTGGAGCTTCCTTCACTTTCTATACAGTACAAGCATTATGCATATTGGGAAAATGAAAAAATAAATAATAATGAATTTGATAAGGAGCTCAAATACTGGGAAAAAGCACTGTCTGATTTGCCGGATCTTACACAAGAGAACTCTTCATCCAGAGGAAAAAGCCAGTCTGACAATGTATCAATCGAATTTTCCAAAGAAGACATACCGACTGTTATACTTTCGGACAATAAGGTAGATGATATTCAGTTATTTTTAGCTGCTGTTACACTATCTTATGGGATTGTTTTCAAAAAAAATGATTTTATATGTAATTTCCCTTATTTAGGACGAAAGAATTTGGGAACCCAAAACCTTATAGGATTATTTTATCAGATTATACCCCTTCGTATTAAATTAGACAACACCGGTATACAGATGGGCGATTTTATAAATAATTTAAATGCATTGGTGTATGAGGGAATTGAAAATATAAATTATCCTTTCGAAAAACTGATTGATGAAATTCCAGAACTTAAAAAACATACCAATGTCTTATCATTAAACGTTGTATCAAAACAGTTTGTAGAAATGGAACCTTGTGTTTTTAACAACGGAAAAGCGATCATTTCTGCAGATTCAATAGAAGGAGATAAACAATTCCGTACTGATATTACTTTTGATCTTCATGATGATGAAAACAAATTTATGTTATCATGCACTTTTGATCAATCCAAATACAGCATCCAGCATATTCAGGAACTGCTTCATTTGATTAAAAATACAATTTTGAATTGGGATAATATGCTTGAAAAAGCATTAGAAGAACATAATAATGAAATTTATTCTAAACTTTTACTAAAATGA
- a CDS encoding TauD/TfdA family dioxygenase codes for MIKYNILDEKEHFFAVIEEKWNDMDDFTSWFRTHKSEIDTLLSEAGVVLFKRTGITDDFVFQKFLTETDFNPINYLDGNSPRTKKKSQIYTSTDYPPEAFISMHNELSYSNFFPQKIFFLCVTPSSEGGETPVLNGASFIDKLDPEIMGDFLDKKIKYIRNLHGGNGMGTSWQDTFETEDKAFVENFCSEYKINFFWGKNNSLKLEQIRPTVQLHPQSGKRVWFNQADQFHPSNNAPEVYEAIKLLYKKENYPLNVCYEDDTDIPLSIFDHVRDLAKENLIATPWSKEDLMLVDNLSALHGRNPFAGKREILVAMA; via the coding sequence ATGATAAAATATAATATACTAGACGAAAAAGAACATTTTTTTGCTGTAATTGAAGAAAAATGGAATGATATGGACGATTTTACTTCATGGTTCCGTACCCATAAAAGTGAAATTGATACCCTATTATCTGAAGCAGGCGTTGTATTATTTAAAAGAACAGGAATAACAGATGATTTTGTTTTCCAGAAATTTCTTACAGAAACAGATTTTAATCCCATCAACTATCTGGATGGAAACTCTCCGAGAACCAAGAAAAAATCTCAGATTTATACTTCTACAGATTATCCTCCAGAAGCCTTTATATCTATGCATAATGAGCTGAGCTATTCTAATTTTTTCCCTCAGAAAATTTTCTTTTTATGTGTGACCCCTTCCTCTGAAGGAGGAGAAACTCCTGTATTAAACGGAGCTTCTTTTATTGATAAGCTGGATCCGGAGATTATGGGGGATTTCTTAGATAAAAAAATTAAATATATCAGAAATCTGCATGGAGGAAACGGAATGGGAACTTCCTGGCAGGATACTTTTGAGACTGAGGATAAAGCTTTTGTAGAAAACTTCTGCTCAGAATATAAAATCAACTTTTTTTGGGGAAAAAATAACTCTCTGAAACTGGAACAAATACGACCAACCGTTCAGCTTCATCCTCAGAGTGGTAAAAGAGTCTGGTTTAATCAGGCAGATCAGTTTCACCCTTCCAATAATGCTCCCGAAGTATATGAAGCAATTAAACTTTTATATAAGAAGGAAAACTATCCTTTAAATGTATGTTATGAAGACGATACAGATATCCCTTTATCAATCTTTGATCATGTGAGAGACCTTGCTAAAGAAAACCTTATAGCAACACCTTGGTCAAAAGAAGATCTTATGCTGGTTGACAACCTTTCTGCTCTTCATGGGAGAAACCCTTTTGCTGGAAAAAGAGAGATATTGGTAGCTATGGCCTAA